The following proteins come from a genomic window of Salvia hispanica cultivar TCC Black 2014 chromosome 4, UniMelb_Shisp_WGS_1.0, whole genome shotgun sequence:
- the LOC125218972 gene encoding protein ABIL2-like gives MDSISAPQKASNYDEIFMQSSLQFAESLKDLRTLKKQLYSAAEYFESSYDKDDRQILVMESSKDYVTKAVVSTVDHLGSVADKLSKFLDEKANEFSATDIRISCIQQKLSKFQGFIDLRGVSRHTLMVEAPKHHKQYIVADNPSAKAFQAARLKPQPPLSRKGHPMVPSDEPSQNHSHFPFTRAMSKKDTGKRSVSPLSFPLKRSGSSAYRSVSPTPLYSNQQMQWQSPSEPRRAMSVCRIGGVKREGQIVESYTKRSKNLFRALLNAHRARKENHKLQMMYR, from the exons atGGATTCAATCAGTGCCCCTCAGAAGGCTTCCAactatgatgaaatttttatgcAGAGTAGTTTGCAATTTGCAGAAAGCTTGAAG GATCTGAGAACTTTAAAGAAACAGTTGTATTCAGCAGCAGAGTATTTTGAGTCTTCTTATGATAAAGATGATCGCCAAATACT tgtgatGGAATCGTCGAAAGATTATGTTACGAAAGCTGTGGTGAGCACTGTCGACCATTTGGGGTCGGTAGCTGATAAGCTCAGTAAATTCTTGGATGAAAAGGCTAATGAGTTCTCCGCAACAGATATTAGAATTTCTTGCATTCAACAG AAACTAAGCAAATTTCAAGGATTCATCGACTTGAGAGGCGTATCACGACACACGTTAATGGTAGAAGCTCCCAAGCACCATAAGCAGTACATTGTTGCAG ATAATCCATCTGCTAAAGCCTTTCAAGCAGCACGACTAAAGCCTCAACCACCGTTATCAAG AAAAGGACACCCGATGGTTCCTTCAGATGAACCATCTCAAAATCATTCCCACTTTCCCTTCACGCGAGCCATGTCTAAGAAAGATACAG GGAAGCGTTCAGTTTCACCACTTAGTTTTCCGCTCAAGAGGTCTGGATCGTCTGCATACAGATCAGTCTCTCCTACCCCTTTGTACAGTAATCAACAG ATGCAATGGCAGAGTCCATCAGAGCCACGAAGAGCTATGTCAGTGTGCAGAATAGGGGGCGTGAAGAGGGAAGGACAGATTGTAGAGTCATATACCAAAAGAAGTAAGAATCTGTTCCGAGCTTTGCTTAATGCTCACCGGGCAAGAAAGGAGAATCATAAGCTGCAAATgatgtatagatag
- the LOC125221688 gene encoding glycerol-3-phosphate acyltransferase ATS11, chloroplastic-like isoform X1: MILSIPIVKLYACSTAPRVSASHSSSRISYFVKSLGCGEPRRPTRSSCLLFCAPNPRETAEMLYERNSSSNVAAVASSPAVDHHHVSPPPRSFLDARSEQDLLMMIQKEAEAGRLPINIAQGMTELYHNYRDAVSRSGHPKADEIVMSNMAIVLDRVFSDVQDPFQFSPYHTAIREPFDYYTLGQKYIRPLVDFRNSFLGNSSIFYEIEKKLEQGENIILMSNHQTEADPAVIALLLESTSSFIAENLIYVAGDRVITDPLSKPFSMGRNLLCVYSKKHMNDDPKLIDMKRRANTKSLKEMALLLRTGAKIIWIAPSGGRDRPDPVTKEWHPAPFDSSSVDNMRRLVEHAGVPGHIYPLAIMCHEIMPPPLEVEKEIGERREISFHGVGVSVGPASDYHKIYSALDDPDEAKSMYSELLYSSICQQYDVLKSAIYGKQGLKASSSSVSLTQPWL, encoded by the exons ATGATTCTCTCTATACCTATAGTGAAGCTCTACGCCTGCTCAACTGCACCTAGGGTTTCTGCTTCCCATTCCTCTTCCAGGATCTCATACTTCGTTAAATCTCTCGGCTGCGGCGAACCTCGCAGGCCGACTCGCTCTTCATGTCTTCTCTTCTGTGCGCCGAATCCCCGGGAAACGGCGGAGATGCTCTACGAGAGGAACAGCTCCTCGAATGTTGCGGCGGTCGCTTCCAGCCCCGCTGTCGATCACCATCACGTATCTCCGCCTCCTCGATCATTCCTTGACGCGCGTAGTGAACAAG aCCTACTTATGATGATCCAAAAAGAAGCTGAAGCTGGAAGATTGCCAATTAATATAGCTCAGGGGATGACAGAATTGTATCACAATTACCGAGATGCA GTATCGAGAAGTGGACATCCCAAAGCTGATGAGATTGTAATGTCTAATATGGCTATTGTCTTGGACCGTGTTTTCTCTGATGTGCAG GATCCATTTCAGTTCTCACCATATCACACTGCCATTCGGGAGCCATTTGATTATTACACGTTAGGTCAGAAATATATCCGACCTTTGGTTGATTTCAG aaattcaTTTCTTGGGAACAGCTCCATAttctatgaaattgaaaagaagCTTGAGCAG GgtgagaatattattttaatgtccAACCACCAGACTGAAGCAGATCCAGCTGTTATAGCTTTGTTGCTTGAATCCACTAGCTCATTCATTGCTGAGAATCTG ATATATGTGGCTGGAGACAGGGTTATTACAGATCCTTTAAGTAAACCCTTTAGTATGGGCAG GAATCTTCTATGTGTGTATTCCAAAAAACACATGAACGATGATCCTAAGCTCATTGATATGAAGAGAAGAGCAAACACAAAAAGCTTAAAAGAAATGGCGCTGCTTCTGAG GACGGGAGCGAAAATAATATGGATAGCCCCAAGTGGTGGAAGGGACCGCCCAGATCCTGTTACAAAAGAATGGCATCCA GCACCTTTTGATTCATCCTCGGTGGACAACATGAGAAGGCTTGTCGAACATGCTGGAGTTCCTGGTCATATATACCCCTTGGCGATAATGTGCCATGAAATTATGCCCCCTCCGTTGGAG GTGGAGAAAGAGATTGGTGAGCGACGAGAAATATCATTTCATGGAGTTGGGGTATCAGTTGGACCAGCAAGTgattatcacaaaatttattcTGCTTTGGATGATCCGGATGAG GCAAAGTCCATGTACTCGGAGTTGCTGTATTCATCTATTTGCCAGCAGTACGATGTCCTCAAATCTGCAATATATGGCAAACAAGGTCTGAAGGCATCAAGCTCTTCTGTCTCTCTTACGCAACCATGGCTGTAG
- the LOC125218455 gene encoding uncharacterized protein LOC125218455 — protein MPVYTVSLSQTSIPPAPLKVSTLNSQTLTRSPSCSADSAGPTSAPQRHHEVAVLLAISAGVHKLAAQFHHKLVAHLKAASSGWIHFQSCLQVMSFDKLTNEVARNEDDVALDFIIC, from the exons ATGCCGGTATATaccg TCTCTCTGTCTCAAACCTCAATCCCGCCCGCGCCGCTCAAAGTCTCAACTCTCAACTCTCAAACCCTCACGAGGTCACCGTCTTGCTCCGCCGATTCAGCCGGCCCAACCTCTGCTCCGCAGCGCCACCACGAGGTCGCTGTCTTGCTCGCCATTTCAGCCGGTGTCCACAAGCTCGCCGCTCAGTTCCACCATAAGCTCGTCGCTCACCTCAAAGCTGCTTCATCAG GTTGGATCCATTTTCAGTCCTGTCTACAAGTGATGTCTTTTGACAAACTCACCAACGAGGTTGCAAGAAATGAAGATGATGTTGctcttgattttataatttgttag
- the LOC125221688 gene encoding glycerol-3-phosphate acyltransferase, chloroplastic-like isoform X3: protein MVSRSGHPKADEIVMSNMAIVLDRVFSDVQDPFQFSPYHTAIREPFDYYTLGQKYIRPLVDFRNSFLGNSSIFYEIEKKLEQGENIILMSNHQTEADPAVIALLLESTSSFIAENLIYVAGDRVITDPLSKPFSMGRNLLCVYSKKHMNDDPKLIDMKRRANTKSLKEMALLLRTGAKIIWIAPSGGRDRPDPVTKEWHPAPFDSSSVDNMRRLVEHAGVPGHIYPLAIMCHEIMPPPLEVEKEIGERREISFHGVGVSVGPASDYHKIYSALDDPDEAKSMYSELLYSSICQQYDVLKSAIYGKQGLKASSSSVSLTQPWL, encoded by the exons ATG GTATCGAGAAGTGGACATCCCAAAGCTGATGAGATTGTAATGTCTAATATGGCTATTGTCTTGGACCGTGTTTTCTCTGATGTGCAG GATCCATTTCAGTTCTCACCATATCACACTGCCATTCGGGAGCCATTTGATTATTACACGTTAGGTCAGAAATATATCCGACCTTTGGTTGATTTCAG aaattcaTTTCTTGGGAACAGCTCCATAttctatgaaattgaaaagaagCTTGAGCAG GgtgagaatattattttaatgtccAACCACCAGACTGAAGCAGATCCAGCTGTTATAGCTTTGTTGCTTGAATCCACTAGCTCATTCATTGCTGAGAATCTG ATATATGTGGCTGGAGACAGGGTTATTACAGATCCTTTAAGTAAACCCTTTAGTATGGGCAG GAATCTTCTATGTGTGTATTCCAAAAAACACATGAACGATGATCCTAAGCTCATTGATATGAAGAGAAGAGCAAACACAAAAAGCTTAAAAGAAATGGCGCTGCTTCTGAG GACGGGAGCGAAAATAATATGGATAGCCCCAAGTGGTGGAAGGGACCGCCCAGATCCTGTTACAAAAGAATGGCATCCA GCACCTTTTGATTCATCCTCGGTGGACAACATGAGAAGGCTTGTCGAACATGCTGGAGTTCCTGGTCATATATACCCCTTGGCGATAATGTGCCATGAAATTATGCCCCCTCCGTTGGAG GTGGAGAAAGAGATTGGTGAGCGACGAGAAATATCATTTCATGGAGTTGGGGTATCAGTTGGACCAGCAAGTgattatcacaaaatttattcTGCTTTGGATGATCCGGATGAG GCAAAGTCCATGTACTCGGAGTTGCTGTATTCATCTATTTGCCAGCAGTACGATGTCCTCAAATCTGCAATATATGGCAAACAAGGTCTGAAGGCATCAAGCTCTTCTGTCTCTCTTACGCAACCATGGCTGTAG
- the LOC125221689 gene encoding probable xyloglucan endotransglucosylase/hydrolase protein 30 encodes MPSCLLFLFLFLIFIPGFLSSTAFNLTTLTFSQSYSPLFSDFNIKTSADDKAVSLLLNRLSGSGIISSDYYNYGFFSASIKMPSKYTAGIVVAFYTSNVDTFEKNHDELDIEFLGNVQGHAWRFQTNVYGNGSVSRGREERYRLWFDPSKVFHRYSILWTPLNIIFYVDEIPIRQVGRHAGMRGDYPSKPMSVYATIWDASSWATNGGKRKVDYRHEPFIAEFRDLVLQGCVVDPIDQLPSSNCTAEIAALTALDYSTITANRRKSMQWFRRKYMYYSYCYDNVRYPVPPPECVDVPLEREMLSNGGRRADGKVNGRRGKGGERRSKVPKHQSAR; translated from the exons ATGCCTAGTTGTCTCctcttccttttccttttcctcaTATTCATCCCTGGCTTCCTCTCATCAACGGCGTTCAACCTCACCACCCTCACCTTCTCCCAATCCTACTCTCCCCTCTTCAGCGATTTCAACATCAAGACATCCGCCGACGACAAAGCCGTCAGCCTCCTTCTCAACCGCCTCTCcg GATCCGGAATTATTTCGTCTGATTATTACAACTATGGATTCTTCAGCGCCAGCATTAAGATGCCCTCCAAATACACGGCCGGCATTGTCGTTGCATTCTAC ACGTCGAATGTGGATACTTTTGAAAAGAACCACGACGAATTAGACATCGAGTTTCTAGGAAATGTGCAAGGCCATGCATGGAGATTTCAGACCAATGTCTATGGAAACGGCAGCGTTTCGAGGGGTAGAGAGGAGAGATACCGCTTGTGGTTCGACCCCAGCAAGGTTTTCCATCGCTACAGCATTCTCTGGACCCCTCTTAATATCAT ATTCTATGTGGATGAGATCCCAATACGCCAAGTGGGGCGACACGCAGGCATGCGGGGGGACTACCCGTCGAAGCCAATGTCCGTGTACGCGACCATATGGGACGCGTCGTCATGGGCGACGAACGGCGGCAAGAGGAAAGTGGACTACAGGCACGAACCTTTCATTGCCGAGTTTCGTGACCTAGTCCTCCAAGGTTGTGTGGTCGACCCCATCGACCAATTACCATCCAGCAATTGCACCGCCGAGATTGCAGCCTTGACGGCGTTGGACTACTCCACCATCACCGCCAACCGTCGCAAATCCATGCAGTGGTTTCGGCGGAAGTATATGTACTATTCCTATTGCTATGATAATGTACGGTACCCAGTGCCCCCACCTGAGTGCGTGGATGTACCCTTGGAGAGGGAGATGCTTAGCAATGGTGGCAGGCGGGCTGACGGAAAGGTTAACGGCCGCCGTGGGAAGGGTGGTGAGCGGCGGAGCAAGGTCCCCAAGCATCAATCTGCTCGCTGA
- the LOC125218971 gene encoding uncharacterized protein LOC125218971 isoform X1 — translation MEEAQRWTVTYTNHVKQKRKLYRDGFLVLQLSHKKFMLYDEWDKLLETKFVKKDDLITSGETITFGSYLVDLGELCQGHRPTSILNHQDQDEKVAETSNSYYSYNSQNRKPMAGKRKGPVVNISPSQKMIRDFKKSEVNKFGSSPNCTDMTKLSTKDWQVLYTTQITQKAKKFHDGFLQLIIRGSQGRQVKLYDTNRRHLDGRFLKKDEKICSGESLVLDGHLVEIGEQEEDQKPPTDLNILGKSCGVAGKRDVVDCRTKIPTITKFHAVKKAGGNSQGELTKLSDPSYKSENAKLSGGEAEPKRSVHDILSSLRQPSKQTAVSVNKPFTEENCVRFSGVSVCTNNHSGTEREELRQKGSEHDSMINKVIKSEAVEVIKNEECEIPEDGIVPQARSSNFHLRPRTENFKSPIHDVHSSSMESHAEEAAAVNTASQKEVEYESLTRTYNNQELEIIFPCEEVVTGSNAAQENGSSSSKSPEEDKKGSSSRCNNDLKETSLETKDMDEIPSFDLGF, via the exons ATGGAGGAAGCTCAGCGCTGGACCGTAACGTACACCAACCACGTTAAGCAGAAGCGGAAACTTTATCGCGACGGTTTTCTAGTGCTTCAATTATCGCACAAAAAG TTCATGCTGTATGATGAATGGGACAAGCTATTGGAAACTAAGTTTGTGAAGAAAGATGATCTCATCACATCTGGTGAAACTATCACATTTGGTTCTTACCTTGTCGACCTTGGTGAGCTATGTCAAGGCCATCGACCTACATCTATTTTGAACCATCAAGATCAGGATGAGAAAGTTGCAGAAACATCTAATTCATATTACAGCTACAATTCCCAAA ATAGGAAGCCTATGGCGGGGAAAAGAAAAGGACCAGTAGTTAACATAAGCCCATCACAGAAAATGATTAGAG ATTTCAAGAAAAGTGAAGTGAATAAGTTTGGTTCGTCGCCAAATTGTACAGATATGACAAAACTGAGTACAAAAG ACTGGCAGGTCTTGTACACAACACAAATAACACAAAAGGCAAAGAAATTTCATGATGGCTTTCTTCAACTTATAATTCGTGGATCACAAGGGAGGCAG GTTAAGTTGTATGATACAAACAGAAGACACTTAGATGGCAGATTTCTGAAAAAGGATGAAAAAATTTGTTCTGGTGAATCACTAGTTTTGGATGGTCATTTAGTAGAGATAGGAGAGCAGGAAGAAGATCAAAAGCCTCCAACTGACTTAAACATCCTAGGAAAAAGCTGCGGAGTAGCTGGAAAAAGGGATGTCGTTGATTGCCGAACCAAAATCCCAACTATTACGAAATTTCATGCTG TTAAAAAAGCAGGTGGTAACTCTCAAGGGGAACTTACTAAATTAAGTGATCCAAGCTACAAGTCTGAAAATGCCAAATTAAGTGGGGGAGAAGCTGAACCTAAACGTTCTG TCCATGATATATTGTCCAGTCTCAGACAACCAAGTAAGCAGACGGCTGTCTCTGTGAATAAGCCTTTCACTGAGGAGAACTGTGTCAGATTCTCCGGAGTTTCTGTCTGTACCAATAATCATAGTGGAACGGAAAGAGAGGAATTGAGACAAAAAGGATCAGAGCATGATAGCATGATTAATAAGGTTATAAAATCTGAAGCTGttgaagtaataaaaaatgaagagtgTGAAATTCCAGAAGATGGAATAGTACCTCAAGCTAGATCTTCTAACTTTCATCTCAG ACCACGAACAGAAAACTTTAAATCTCCTATCCATGATGTACATTCTTCATCTATGGAGTCTCATGCGGAAGAAGCTGCTGCAGTGAATACTGCTAGCCAAAAGGAAGTCGAATATGAATCTCTCACCAGAACATATAATAATCAAGAACTGGAAATCATATTTCCATGTGAAG AGGTTGTAACTGGATCAAATGCTGCACAAGAAAATGGTTCGAGCTCCAGTAAATCACCTGAG GAAGACAAGAAGGGAAGCAGTTCTAGATGCAATAATGATCTCAAAGAGACAAGTCTCGAGACAAAGGATATGGATGAGATCCCAAGTTTTGATCTTGGATTTTGA
- the LOC125221688 gene encoding glycerol-3-phosphate acyltransferase, chloroplastic-like isoform X2 yields the protein MLRRSLPAPLSITITYLRLLDHSLTRVVNKVSRSGHPKADEIVMSNMAIVLDRVFSDVQDPFQFSPYHTAIREPFDYYTLGQKYIRPLVDFRNSFLGNSSIFYEIEKKLEQGENIILMSNHQTEADPAVIALLLESTSSFIAENLIYVAGDRVITDPLSKPFSMGRNLLCVYSKKHMNDDPKLIDMKRRANTKSLKEMALLLRTGAKIIWIAPSGGRDRPDPVTKEWHPAPFDSSSVDNMRRLVEHAGVPGHIYPLAIMCHEIMPPPLEVEKEIGERREISFHGVGVSVGPASDYHKIYSALDDPDEAKSMYSELLYSSICQQYDVLKSAIYGKQGLKASSSSVSLTQPWL from the exons ATGTTGCGGCGGTCGCTTCCAGCCCCGCTGTCGATCACCATCACGTATCTCCGCCTCCTCGATCATTCCTTGACGCGCGTAGTGAACAAG GTATCGAGAAGTGGACATCCCAAAGCTGATGAGATTGTAATGTCTAATATGGCTATTGTCTTGGACCGTGTTTTCTCTGATGTGCAG GATCCATTTCAGTTCTCACCATATCACACTGCCATTCGGGAGCCATTTGATTATTACACGTTAGGTCAGAAATATATCCGACCTTTGGTTGATTTCAG aaattcaTTTCTTGGGAACAGCTCCATAttctatgaaattgaaaagaagCTTGAGCAG GgtgagaatattattttaatgtccAACCACCAGACTGAAGCAGATCCAGCTGTTATAGCTTTGTTGCTTGAATCCACTAGCTCATTCATTGCTGAGAATCTG ATATATGTGGCTGGAGACAGGGTTATTACAGATCCTTTAAGTAAACCCTTTAGTATGGGCAG GAATCTTCTATGTGTGTATTCCAAAAAACACATGAACGATGATCCTAAGCTCATTGATATGAAGAGAAGAGCAAACACAAAAAGCTTAAAAGAAATGGCGCTGCTTCTGAG GACGGGAGCGAAAATAATATGGATAGCCCCAAGTGGTGGAAGGGACCGCCCAGATCCTGTTACAAAAGAATGGCATCCA GCACCTTTTGATTCATCCTCGGTGGACAACATGAGAAGGCTTGTCGAACATGCTGGAGTTCCTGGTCATATATACCCCTTGGCGATAATGTGCCATGAAATTATGCCCCCTCCGTTGGAG GTGGAGAAAGAGATTGGTGAGCGACGAGAAATATCATTTCATGGAGTTGGGGTATCAGTTGGACCAGCAAGTgattatcacaaaatttattcTGCTTTGGATGATCCGGATGAG GCAAAGTCCATGTACTCGGAGTTGCTGTATTCATCTATTTGCCAGCAGTACGATGTCCTCAAATCTGCAATATATGGCAAACAAGGTCTGAAGGCATCAAGCTCTTCTGTCTCTCTTACGCAACCATGGCTGTAG
- the LOC125218971 gene encoding uncharacterized protein LOC125218971 isoform X2 yields the protein MEEAQRWTVTYTNHVKQKRKLYRDGFLVLQLSHKKFMLYDEWDKLLETKFVKKDDLITSGETITFGSYLVDLGELCQGHRPTSILNHQDQDEKVAETSNSYYSYNSQNRKPMAGKRKGPVVNISPSQKMIRDFKKSEVNKFGSSPNCTDMTKLSTKDWQVLYTTQITQKAKKFHDGFLQLIIRGSQGRQVKLYDTNRRHLDGRFLKKDEKICSGESLVLDGHLVEIGEQEEDQKPPTDLNILGKSCGVAGKRDVVDCRTKIPTITKFHAGGNSQGELTKLSDPSYKSENAKLSGGEAEPKRSVHDILSSLRQPSKQTAVSVNKPFTEENCVRFSGVSVCTNNHSGTEREELRQKGSEHDSMINKVIKSEAVEVIKNEECEIPEDGIVPQARSSNFHLRPRTENFKSPIHDVHSSSMESHAEEAAAVNTASQKEVEYESLTRTYNNQELEIIFPCEEVVTGSNAAQENGSSSSKSPELQEDKKGSSSRCNNDLKETSLETKDMDEIPSFDLGF from the exons ATGGAGGAAGCTCAGCGCTGGACCGTAACGTACACCAACCACGTTAAGCAGAAGCGGAAACTTTATCGCGACGGTTTTCTAGTGCTTCAATTATCGCACAAAAAG TTCATGCTGTATGATGAATGGGACAAGCTATTGGAAACTAAGTTTGTGAAGAAAGATGATCTCATCACATCTGGTGAAACTATCACATTTGGTTCTTACCTTGTCGACCTTGGTGAGCTATGTCAAGGCCATCGACCTACATCTATTTTGAACCATCAAGATCAGGATGAGAAAGTTGCAGAAACATCTAATTCATATTACAGCTACAATTCCCAAA ATAGGAAGCCTATGGCGGGGAAAAGAAAAGGACCAGTAGTTAACATAAGCCCATCACAGAAAATGATTAGAG ATTTCAAGAAAAGTGAAGTGAATAAGTTTGGTTCGTCGCCAAATTGTACAGATATGACAAAACTGAGTACAAAAG ACTGGCAGGTCTTGTACACAACACAAATAACACAAAAGGCAAAGAAATTTCATGATGGCTTTCTTCAACTTATAATTCGTGGATCACAAGGGAGGCAG GTTAAGTTGTATGATACAAACAGAAGACACTTAGATGGCAGATTTCTGAAAAAGGATGAAAAAATTTGTTCTGGTGAATCACTAGTTTTGGATGGTCATTTAGTAGAGATAGGAGAGCAGGAAGAAGATCAAAAGCCTCCAACTGACTTAAACATCCTAGGAAAAAGCTGCGGAGTAGCTGGAAAAAGGGATGTCGTTGATTGCCGAACCAAAATCCCAACTATTACGAAATTTCATGCTG GTGGTAACTCTCAAGGGGAACTTACTAAATTAAGTGATCCAAGCTACAAGTCTGAAAATGCCAAATTAAGTGGGGGAGAAGCTGAACCTAAACGTTCTG TCCATGATATATTGTCCAGTCTCAGACAACCAAGTAAGCAGACGGCTGTCTCTGTGAATAAGCCTTTCACTGAGGAGAACTGTGTCAGATTCTCCGGAGTTTCTGTCTGTACCAATAATCATAGTGGAACGGAAAGAGAGGAATTGAGACAAAAAGGATCAGAGCATGATAGCATGATTAATAAGGTTATAAAATCTGAAGCTGttgaagtaataaaaaatgaagagtgTGAAATTCCAGAAGATGGAATAGTACCTCAAGCTAGATCTTCTAACTTTCATCTCAG ACCACGAACAGAAAACTTTAAATCTCCTATCCATGATGTACATTCTTCATCTATGGAGTCTCATGCGGAAGAAGCTGCTGCAGTGAATACTGCTAGCCAAAAGGAAGTCGAATATGAATCTCTCACCAGAACATATAATAATCAAGAACTGGAAATCATATTTCCATGTGAAG AGGTTGTAACTGGATCAAATGCTGCACAAGAAAATGGTTCGAGCTCCAGTAAATCACCTGAG TTGCAGGAAGACAAGAAGGGAAGCAGTTCTAGATGCAATAATGATCTCAAAGAGACAAGTCTCGAGACAAAGGATATGGATGAGATCCCAAGTTTTGATCTTGGATTTTGA